GATCTTTCCGAACGACCCCGCCGGCTTCCCCCGGTAGCTCGCGCCGAGGGCCTCTGCGGCATCCTCCACCACCGGTACATCGTATTTCGCGCACGTCTCAAGGATCGGGACGTAATCCGCGCACTGGCCGTACAGGTCGACCACGATCACCGCTTTGGGGAGCTTTCCCCGCTTCGCGGCGGATTCAAGCTCCTCACGCAACAGGCCGGGGTCGATGTTCCAACTGGCCGGGTCGCAGTCGATGAAGACCGGGGTCGCCCCCGTGTAGGTTACCGCATTCGCCGTCGCGGCGAAGGTAAAGGAGGAGACGAGGACCTCGTCCCCCGCCCCGACATCCAACATCAGCAGCGCCAGGTGGAGGGCCGCCGTTCCGCTCGATAGGGCCGCGGCGCAGGATACACCGATGGTTTCGCAGAATTCCCGTTCGAAGGCGTCCACGTGGTGACCCAGCGGGGCGATCCAGTTCGAGTCGAACGCGTCGAGGAGCAGCTTCCGCTCATCCGGCCCCATGTGCGGGGGGGAGAGGTAGATCCGCTTCGGCGACGACGGGTCCATCACGCCAGGTGCCACCCTTCCTCCCGGGTCTTTATGACTTTTGCGGGGACGCCCACAGCCGTGCAGTTATCGGGAAGGTCCCTTGTGACGACGGCGCCGGCCCCGACCACGGACCACCGCCCGATCCGGACGCCCTGGATGATCGCCGAGCCGGTACCGACATCGGTACCTTCGCCGATATGCACATTGCCGGAGATGAATACGCCGGGAGAAATGGTGACGTAATCCTCAAGGATGCAATCGTGCCCCACCGTATCGCCCAGATTCAGGATGACGTGCTTCCCGATCCTTATCTGGTTGGTAAGAATCACCCCTGCCGTGACAATGGTCCCTTCCCCGTACTCCACGTAACGGCTCGCCACCGCGGTGGGGTGGAATGCTTTCGCGAAGCGGCCTCCGTTCGAGGCGATCTTCCCGGCAATCTTCATTTTTACCGCCGGATTGCCGATCCCGATCAGAAATTCCATCTCGTCCGCGAACCCGTGGACCTTGTCCGCCCCGCCGTGGACCGGTAAATCATTCAAGGTTCGCCCATGGTTCTCCACCGCATCGTCCAGGAACCCCATGCACCTGACGCTCTTTCCCGCTTCCTCCATCGCGTCGACGACGTCTTTCACTTCCCGGGCGAACCCCCCTGCGCCATAGATGAGAATTTGTCGATATCTCATCATTGGAGATGCTCCTTCACCGCGGTCCCCATGAACTCCGGCATCGTGGTCTCCCCCTCGGCATTGATTCCCTCGCGCCTCAGAACCTTCCATACGGTCATGGCCAGAATTTTCAGATCCAGCCGGAAAGATCGATGGTCCACATACCACACATCCAGGGCGAACTTCTCCTCCCAACTGATCGCGTTCCGCCCGTTNNNNNNNNNNCAGCCGGTCAATCCCGGTTTCACCTCGTGCCGCCGGGCCTGTTCGGGCGTGTATCGATCAAGATACCGGACGAGAAGAGGTCGCGGGCCGACAAGGCTCATGTCGGATTTCAGGACATTGAACAGTTCCGGAAGTTCGTCGAAACTCAGCCGGCGCAGTAGCACGCCGAAGGTGGAAAGCCGGGACTCGTCCGGAAGGAGATCCCCCTCCCGGTTCCGCAGGTCCCGCATCGTTCGGAATTTGAGCAGCGTGAACGGCCTGCCGCCGAATCCGGGCCGCTTCTGGCGGAAAAGAACCGGGGACCCGAGCAGTAAACGCACCAGAAGAGCGATGAGGAGAAGCACCGGGGAAAGAACGACGAGGCCGAACAAGGTGAGAAACAGGTCCAGCGTTCGTTTCCCCCATCGCCGGTAGAAAACGTGCGAAGCGGTCGATGGGATGGGCACTTCCATCAGAGGGACCTGATTCCTCAGTTGACTGCGGCAGCTTGAAATACCTCTTCGAACCTGGGTACACCCGCGGATAAGGACAATTTCTCCCGGTAGTATCTTTTTCCATTATCTCCCATCTCATCAAGAAGAGCACGCGGCATCCGGTAAAGCTTCTCGACCGCTTCCGAAATGCTTCCCGGATTTTCGGGTCGGCAATCCACGCCCGCCCCCGCCGCCCGGACAAGGTCCGCGGCATCCCCGCGGACCCCCACGAGAATCGGGCGTCCCACTGCAAGATATGCCTGGATTTTCGAGGGAATCGTGATCCGGAAGAGCGGATCATCCTTCAAGTGTACGAGGAGGACGTCCGCAAGATTCAGGACGTCCCCGATTTCGGAAACGGGGCGTCTCGGCAGGAAAAAGACGTTGTTCAGCCGTCTCTCCCGCGCGGTCCGCTGCAGCCGATCGACCTCGGTCCCGCCGCCGACAAAGACGAACCGGACCTCCGGGATCCTTCCTCCGATCCGGCCGGCCGATTCCAGAACCGCCTCGAGCCCCTGGGCTTTCCCCATCGTTCCGGCGAAAAGGACATTGAACCTTCCGGAAAATCCAAGTTCCTTCGCCAGCGATTCGTTCTTCGGCGCCTTCGGGAGTTGGCCCTCATCGCACCAGTTGTAGATCACCTCGATCTTCTCTCCCGGCACTCCCCTGGAGACAAGCATCTCCCTGAACCCGGGCGACAACACGACGATCTTCGATGCGGCGCGGTAAACCGAACGGCACCATCGGTCGACAAGGCCGATAAAAAACCCGTTCTTCACCATCCCCGTCGCTCCCAGGGTGTCCGGCCAAAGATCCTGAATATCGTAAACGAACGGGATCCGTCGGATCCCGTGGATCATGAGGGCGGGCAAGGCGACCGTTGCCGGCGGATGATAAACGTACATGACATCCGCCGGCTTCACCGC
The genomic region above belongs to Deltaproteobacteria bacterium GWC2_65_14 and contains:
- a CDS encoding glycosyltransferase WbuB, with the translated sequence MRILFLTQWFDPEPMFKGLAFAKALRERGHEVEILTGFPNYPGGKVFPGYRVRPFQREVMEGIPVVRVPLYPSHDASAIRRIANYATFALSAATIGAAAVKPADVMYVYHPPATVALPALMIHGIRRIPFVYDIQDLWPDTLGATGMVKNGFFIGLVDRWCRSVYRAASKIVVLSPGFREMLVSRGVPGEKIEVIYNWCDEGQLPKAPKNESLAKELGFSGRFNVLFAGTMGKAQGLEAVLESAGRIGGRIPEVRFVFVGGGTEVDRLQRTARERRLNNVFFLPRRPVSEIGDVLNLADVLLVHLKDDPLFRITIPSKIQAYLAVGRPILVGVRGDAADLVRAAGAGVDCRPENPGSISEAVEKLYRMPRALLDEMGDNGKRYYREKLSLSAGVPRFEEVFQAAAVN